TTAATGTTGGTCAACATCTTAAAAGGTGAGCCACTAGATAAAGGCTTAGAGCATGTTGCAGCAGCAGTCTATGAAGTGATGCTGAAAACCAAAGAAATGGGTGAGTACGAACTTCAATTAGTCGCCGCCCAAGATTTGATGGTCAGCCCTCAACATAAATTCTGCGCAACTCAGTTAGACTGATTGAGCTTCATAATAAAAAACAGCGCCGAATGGCGCTGTCAGACCATTGACAAACCCATCAGGTTTGGAAATGGCTCTTTCGGGTTGTAAAATTAACGAGGAAAATCAATTCATTGATTTTCGCCTGATAACACAAAGAGGGAAAAACCACGCTTTTATCCCTCTTTGTCAGCAACCTCACAGCGCCGAATGGCGCTGTTTTTGTAAATACGATTCAAGCGATAGATTACTTTTTCAGTAACCCTTCCGCTTCTAATGCCTCTTGTACTTTTGGACGCTTCGCAATCTTCTCACAATATTCATTCAGATGGCTTAATGCGCTGATATCAACGCCAACTAATCGAGTCCAGTTGGTGACGGTAAACAGATACGCATCTGCAACACAGAAATCACTTTTAGCGACAAAGTAAGGCTGATTTTTCAGAACATCATTCACGTACTGGAATTTTTTCAGTAAATTTGCTCGAACAATATCTTTATATTCTTCAGGGGTATTTGGCGCAAATAATGGGCCAAAATTCTTATGAAGTTCAGTAGAAATGAAGTTTAGCGCTTCTAACTGATGGTAGCGCTTCATTGAACCTGGCAGGGCAATTAAGTTTCTATTTGGGTTTTGATCTGCAATATATTGGACAATCACAGCACCTTCAGTTAATTGCTCATCATCATCTAAAACGAGAGTAGGAACTTGACCTTTAGGGTTAATTTCTAAGAAGTTTTCACCCGTTTCTGTGATTTTCTCTTTTAAATTAACACGAACAATACTGAAATCTAATCCTGCTTCACGCAGAATGATATGAGGAGAAAGTGAGCAGGCACCGGGAGCGTAATACAATTTCATCATAAAACTCCTAAGTCATAGAATGGTCATCATTATTGTTCTTCCAAGTATACACCAGATTTAAAAAGAGAATTGCTAAAGGATGCGGGATGGCTCTCAATATCTAAAATCACTGTAATATATGGCAAGCTTACGGTAGGCGAGTATTTCTTGAGGGAATTATCTATTTAATTGATAATTCATTAAAATTAAGAATGTTACAGGATAGGTATCTGAGAGGGTTTTGTTATAATTTTGCCTCACATTGAGCTATTCTCTCAATCCTTAGCCACATTTTATGAGCTGTCAAAATGGCATCTATTTTTCACAATCTTAATTACTTAACTAAGCTAGATGCCATCTTAATGGCTCATAAACCGAATAGTAGTAAAGGATTAAAACGCTTTATTCTTGAATTTTGGTTTTTTGGTTTAATTAACGCTCGTTCTTGTCTGTTTGCTGGTTTTTTCTTTTTGGCTTTATTCCTAGTGCCAGCAAAAGGGATTTTAGGTATTCCTCGTTATGATGTTTTGTTGATTTTCGCAGTCTCTTTTCAAGCGCTTTTGGTATGGTCAAAGTTAGAAACGTGGGATGAGCTAAAAGCCATTTGTGTATTCCATTTAGTGGGTTTTATGATGGAATTATTCAAAACCTCAGCGACAATTGGTTCATGGCAATATCCTGATGAGGCGTATACCAAACTTTGGGGAGTTCCACTTTTCACGGGGTTTATGTATGCGGCAGTTGGCAGCTATATCATTCAATCATGGCGTTTTTTTAATGTCAGAATTGAACATTATCCGCCTTATTGGATGGCGACATTAGTGGCTTTAGCCATTTATATTAACTTTTTTAGCCATCACTATATTGATGATT
The Providencia alcalifaciens DNA segment above includes these coding regions:
- the gstA gene encoding glutathione transferase GstA: MKLYYAPGACSLSPHIILREAGLDFSIVRVNLKEKITETGENFLEINPKGQVPTLVLDDDEQLTEGAVIVQYIADQNPNRNLIALPGSMKRYHQLEALNFISTELHKNFGPLFAPNTPEEYKDIVRANLLKKFQYVNDVLKNQPYFVAKSDFCVADAYLFTVTNWTRLVGVDISALSHLNEYCEKIAKRPKVQEALEAEGLLKK
- a CDS encoding DUF817 domain-containing protein, coding for MASIFHNLNYLTKLDAILMAHKPNSSKGLKRFILEFWFFGLINARSCLFAGFFFLALFLVPAKGILGIPRYDVLLIFAVSFQALLVWSKLETWDELKAICVFHLVGFMMELFKTSATIGSWQYPDEAYTKLWGVPLFTGFMYAAVGSYIIQSWRFFNVRIEHYPPYWMATLVALAIYINFFSHHYIDDYRWYLTAFIFGLYARSVVFYTPLDKERKMPLLLAFMLIGFFIWLAENFGTFFGVWQYPNQIGAWSMVHAGKWGAWSLLVIVTFTIVVHLKHIKSCVSIAR